Proteins encoded in a region of the Triticum dicoccoides isolate Atlit2015 ecotype Zavitan chromosome 3A, WEW_v2.0, whole genome shotgun sequence genome:
- the LOC119273433 gene encoding glucan endo-1,3-beta-glucosidase GII-like: MARQRTVAMALVVGVILASITIDQVQSIGVCNGKVGDNLPSRAEVVRLYKSLGIGAMRIYEPEPETLLALDGTEIELIMDVGGGFAAIASDPAAAAGWIRDNVLAFPGVRIKYIAAGNEIEGSDTDNIVPAIKNLNAALAAASRTDVKVSTAVKMSVLGSSSPPSEGAFKDPYMTEVAKMLKATGAPLLANVYPYFAKRDTPDIDLGFALFKQSTSTVSDSGLTYTNLFDAMVDAVYSALEKAGAPDVPIVVSESGWPSAGDDLATVANAQAYNQGLIDHVGKGTPKKPVPLETYIFAMFNENQKGGAVTEKSFGLFNGPDKTPVYPIKFNN, from the exons ATGGCGCGGCAACGTACGGTCGCCATGGCGCTGGTCGTCGGAGTGATCTTGGCGTCCATCACTATCG ATCAGGTGCAATCCATCGGCGTGTGCAACGGCAAGGTCGGCGACAACCTCCCATCGCGGGCCGAGGTGGTGCGGCTCTACAAGTCCCTGGGAATCGGCGCCATGCGCATCTACGAGCCGGAACCCGAGACGCTCCTGGCTCTCGACGGCACCGAGATCGAACTCATCATGGACGTGGGTGGCGGCTTCGCCGCCATCGCCTCCGACCCTGCCGCCGCGGCCGGCTGGATCCGGGACAACGTGCTTGCCTTCCCGGGCGTCCGCATCAAGTACATTGCGGCCGGCAACGAGATCGAGGGTAGCGACACGGACAACATCGTCCCGGCCATCAAGAACCTCAACGCCGCGCTCGCTGCGGCCAGCCGCACTGACGTCAAGGTGTCCACGGCGGTCAAGATGAGCGTGCTGGGGTCCTCCTCGCCGCCCTCCGAGGGCGCGTTCAAGGACCCATACATGACGGAGGTGGCCAAGATGCTCAAGGCCACCGGGGCCCCGCTCCTCGCCAACGTGTACCCCTACTTCGCCAAAAGGGACACCCCGGACATCGACCTCGGCTTCGCGCTCTTCAAGCAAAGCACCAGCACGGTGAGCGACAGCGGTCTCACCTACACGAACCTCTTCGATGCCATGGTCGACGCGGTTTACTCGGCCTTGGAGAAGGCGGGTGCGCCGGACGTGCCCATTGTGGTCTCGGAGAGCGGATGGCCGTCGGCCGGCGACGACCTGGCAACAGTCGCTAACGCGCAGGCGTACAACCAGGGGCTCATCGACCACGTCGGCAAAGGCACGCCCAAGAAGCCGGTGCCGCTGGAGACGTACATCTTCGCCATGTTCAACGAGAACCAAAAGGGAGGGGCCGTGACAGAGAAGAGCTTTGGGCTGTTCAACGGCCCTGACAAGACGCCGGTGTACCCTATAAAGTTCAACAATTAG
- the LOC119270418 gene encoding glucan endo-1,3-beta-glucosidase GII-like — protein MARQRTCSASALALAVALVVGVLASIPIEVESIGVCNGMIGDSQSLPSPADVVQLYRTKGISAMRIYAPDPETLQALGDTGIDLIMDVGNGNLSALASDAGLAASWVQENVLAYPHVSIKYIAAGNEVEGGDTQNIVPAMTNLNAALSKASRPDVKVSTAVKMSVLASSSPPSSGVFKDAYMTEVAQLLKDTSAPLLANVYPYIAKRDTPTIDLSFALFQPSTNQVNDNGNGLTYTNLFDAMVDAMYTAMEQAGASDVPIVVSESGWPSAGDDLATPTNAQAYNQNLIDHVGKGTPKRAGPLETYIFAMFNENRKDGPDTERNFGLFNGPDKTPVYPIRFTN, from the exons ATGGCGCGGCAGCGTACGTGCTCTGCCTCCGCGCTCGCGCTCGCCGTGGCGTTGGTCGTCGGAGTCTTGGCGTCCATCCCTATCG AGGTGGAATCCATCGGGGTGTGCAACGGGATGATAGGCGACAGCCAGTCCCTGCCATCTCCGGCCGACGTGGTGCAGTTGTACAGGACCAAGGGCATCAGCGCCATGCGCATCTACGCCCCGGACCCGGAGACGCTCCAGGCCCTCGGCGACACCGGCATCGACCTCATCATGGACGTCGGCAACGGCAACCTTTCCGCCCTCGCCTCCGACGCCGGTTTGGCCGCGTCCTGGGTCCAAGAAAACGTGCTGGCCTACCCGCACGTCAGCATCAAGTATATCGCGGCCGGCAACGAGGTGGAAGGCGGCGACACGCAGAACATCGTCCCGGCCATGACGAACCTCAACGCCGCGCTCTCCAAGGCCAGCCGCCCTGACGTGAAGGTGTCCACGGCGGTCAAGATGAGCGTGCTCGCGTCCTCCTCGCCTCCCTCCAGCGGCGTGTTCAAAGACGCGTACATGACGGAGGTGGCCCAGCTGCTCAAGGACACCAGCGCGCCGCTGCTCGCCAACGTGTACCCCTACATCGCCAAAAGGGACACCCCGACCATCGACCTCAGCTTCGCGCTCTTCCAGCCGAGCACCAACCAGGTGAACGACAACGGCAACGGCCTCACCTACACCAACCTCTTCGATGCCATGGTCGACGCCATGTACACGGCCATGGAGCAGGCGGGTGCGTCGGACGTGCCCATCGTGGTCTCGGAGAGCGGGTGGCCgtcggccggcgacgaccttgcAACCCCCACTAACGCGCAGGCGTACAACCAGAACCTCATCGACCACGTCGGCAAAGGCACGCCCAAGAGGGCCGGGCCCCTGGAGACGTACATCTTCGCCATGTTCAACGAGAACCGAAAGGACGGGCCCGACACAGAGAGGAACTTCGGGCTGTTCAACGGCCCCGACAAGACGCCGGTGTACCCTATAAGGTTCACCAATTAG